The Pelodiscus sinensis isolate JC-2024 chromosome 10, ASM4963464v1, whole genome shotgun sequence genome has a segment encoding these proteins:
- the LOC142830807 gene encoding heat shock protein beta-7-like, producing MAALSASSTYRSERISTYSQNAPPGEPCFEPRGRFGSPGSVRPCSLGGNVRAGGDTYQVTADVSQFEPQDVVVTTYNYHIVIQAEKVAEDGTVSNTFSHKCQLPEDMDPMSVSCALTDAGLLVINAKRSAAARGGEAPQPLFRTEVKL from the exons ATGGCCGCCCTCAGCGCGTCCTCCACCTACCGCTCGGAGCGGATCAGCACCTACAGCCAGAACGCCCCGCCCGGCGAGCCCTGCTTTGAGCCCCGCGGGCGCTttg GGTCCCCGGGGTCCGTGCGCCCCTGCAGCCTGGGCGGCAACGTACGAGCCGGGGGCGACACGTACCAGGTGACGGCCGACGTGAGCCAGTTTGAGCCGCAGGACGTGGTGGTGACCACGTACAACTACCACATCGTCATCCAGGCCGAGAAG GTGGCAGAGGATGGCACCGTGTCCAACACGTTCAGCCACAAGTGCCAGCTCCCCGAGGACATGGACCCCATGTCTGTCAGCTGCGCCCTCACCGACGCGGGCCTGCTGGTCATCAACGCCAAGCGCAGCGCGGCTGCCCGGGGGGGCGAGGCGCCCCAGCCGCTGTTCCGCACGGAGGTCAAGCTGTGA